The following proteins are encoded in a genomic region of Candidatus Leptovillus gracilis:
- a CDS encoding DHH family phosphoesterase, producing MPTNSEQTYVIGHLNPDTDAIASAMGYAWLLQDKEGEKIAAARAGQLNPQTTWVLKRLQLEPPFLLPDASPRFESICHRLNTTTPDRPLREAWAIANRTGGTAPIVTEDGKPFGLVTVLSLFKFLSEAVGPHPRREEVRLAELLDQPCSEACDTEVPRFQIKSRIKDTLPRILREERSEFWIVDEHGSYAGVCRQREALNPPRLKLILVDHNEMGQALGALDEADLLEILDHHRLGNPTTHIPIRFTVDVVGSTSTLVTERINEAGLSAPPALAGLLLAGVLSDTLILTSPTTTERDHAAAERLARWAFMRGSMLEGETIEGYGRQILEAGAGLASRSPGEIVSADFKLYETDGIEFGIAQAEVTNFAQLEEHLAALREALTELKESRGLHFAMLMVTDVVRRTSRLIVTDELPQLEVLPYPRLPDHTLEAVDVVSRKKQLLPVVFGALEG from the coding sequence ATGCCTACGAACAGCGAACAAACTTATGTCATCGGCCATTTGAACCCGGATACAGACGCCATTGCCTCGGCTATGGGCTACGCCTGGCTGCTGCAAGACAAAGAGGGCGAAAAAATCGCCGCGGCCCGCGCCGGACAATTGAACCCCCAAACAACCTGGGTATTAAAACGACTGCAACTGGAGCCGCCGTTTCTGCTGCCGGATGCTTCGCCGCGCTTTGAATCCATTTGCCACCGGCTGAACACCACCACGCCAGACCGCCCACTGCGCGAAGCCTGGGCTATTGCCAATCGCACCGGCGGCACAGCGCCGATTGTCACGGAAGATGGCAAACCTTTTGGCCTGGTGACGGTGTTGAGTTTGTTCAAGTTTCTCAGCGAAGCGGTTGGTCCCCATCCGCGCCGGGAAGAAGTCCGTCTGGCGGAACTGCTGGACCAGCCGTGCAGTGAAGCGTGCGATACAGAAGTGCCGCGATTTCAGATTAAGAGCCGCATTAAGGACACGCTGCCGCGCATTTTGCGCGAAGAACGCAGCGAGTTTTGGATTGTAGATGAACATGGCAGCTATGCCGGCGTTTGCCGCCAGCGCGAGGCGTTAAACCCACCTCGCCTGAAGCTGATTCTGGTGGATCACAACGAGATGGGGCAGGCGTTGGGCGCGTTGGATGAGGCCGATTTATTGGAGATTCTGGACCATCACCGGCTGGGCAATCCGACGACACACATCCCGATTCGCTTTACGGTGGATGTGGTGGGCAGCACCAGCACATTGGTGACAGAACGCATTAACGAGGCTGGCCTGAGCGCGCCGCCAGCGCTGGCCGGGCTGTTGTTGGCCGGGGTGCTGTCTGATACGCTCATTCTGACGTCGCCGACGACGACGGAGCGCGACCATGCAGCCGCCGAGCGGCTGGCGCGGTGGGCGTTTATGCGCGGCTCCATGTTGGAAGGGGAGACAATTGAGGGTTACGGCCGTCAAATTCTGGAAGCTGGCGCCGGTTTGGCCTCGCGGTCGCCAGGCGAAATTGTTAGCGCCGACTTTAAGCTGTATGAAACCGATGGCATCGAGTTTGGCATTGCGCAGGCGGAAGTGACCAATTTTGCCCAGTTGGAAGAACACCTGGCAGCTTTACGTGAAGCATTGACCGAGCTTAAAGAAAGTCGCGGCCTCCATTTTGCCATGTTGATGGTGACAGATGTTGTGCGGCGTACCAGCCGACTGATAGTGACTGACGAACTGCCACAGTTGGAAGTGCTGCCTTACCCACGCCTGCCAGACCACACGCTGGAAGCGGTGGATGTGGTGTCGCGCAAGAAGCAGCTGCTGCCGGTGGTGTTTGGCGCGCTGGAGGGGTAA
- a CDS encoding phosphoribosylformylglycinamidine cyclo-ligase — protein MSSSAYAAAGVDLAAGHKATELMKTAVHATFGPEVLSGVGSFGGLFDISKLKQMDEPVLVASTDGVGTKTMVAAALDRWDTIGQDIVNHCLNDILVQGAEPLFFLDYVASSKLDPQKIAAVVGGAAQACRAVGCALLGGETAEMPGVYQPGELDLVGTIVGVVDKANIIDGSRIQAGDAILGLPSSGLHTNGYSLARAALAGLDWRAPHPDLGQSIGEALLAVHRPYLAEIRQLWQAGIDVRGLAHITGGGLIDNPPRIFPAGLGAILRHGSWPVPPIFDLIQRHANVSDAEMAHVFNLGLGMLVIVPAEQAELAQQALKQSAYIIGEMRTGSRQVEIAVL, from the coding sequence ATGAGCAGCAGCGCCTATGCCGCCGCCGGGGTAGACCTGGCCGCCGGACACAAAGCGACGGAATTGATGAAAACGGCCGTACACGCCACCTTCGGCCCCGAAGTGCTGTCTGGCGTGGGCAGTTTTGGTGGTTTATTTGACATAAGTAAGCTCAAGCAGATGGATGAACCAGTCCTCGTCGCCTCCACCGACGGCGTAGGGACCAAAACGATGGTCGCTGCCGCCCTGGACCGTTGGGACACCATCGGCCAGGATATCGTCAACCACTGCCTCAACGACATTTTAGTGCAAGGCGCAGAGCCGCTCTTTTTTCTTGATTACGTGGCTTCCAGCAAGCTGGACCCGCAAAAGATTGCCGCGGTGGTGGGCGGGGCGGCGCAGGCGTGTCGCGCCGTCGGCTGCGCCCTACTCGGCGGCGAAACGGCCGAAATGCCCGGCGTCTACCAGCCCGGCGAACTCGACCTGGTCGGCACAATCGTCGGCGTGGTGGACAAAGCGAACATCATTGATGGCTCGCGCATCCAGGCAGGCGATGCGATTTTAGGGCTGCCATCCAGCGGGCTGCACACCAACGGCTACAGCCTGGCCCGCGCCGCCCTGGCCGGGCTAGATTGGCGCGCGCCCCATCCCGACCTGGGCCAATCCATCGGCGAGGCGCTGCTGGCCGTCCATCGCCCCTACCTGGCGGAAATTCGCCAGCTATGGCAGGCAGGCATAGACGTGCGCGGCCTGGCCCACATCACCGGCGGCGGCCTGATTGACAACCCACCACGCATTTTCCCGGCCGGCCTGGGGGCCATTCTGCGGCATGGCAGTTGGCCTGTCCCGCCTATCTTCGACCTGATCCAGCGCCACGCCAACGTCTCCGACGCGGAAATGGCCCATGTGTTTAACCTGGGGTTGGGCATGTTGGTCATTGTGCCAGCCGAACAGGCGGAACTAGCCCAACAGGCACTCAAGCAATCCGCTTACATCATCGGGGAAATGAGAACAGGGTCACGGCAAGTAGAAATTGCGGTTCTCTGA
- the purD gene encoding phosphoribosylamine--glycine ligase, which yields MKVLIVGSGGREHALAWKLAQSPLVGEIFIAPGNAGTAQVGTNVPISVEDVAGLVAFARGKGIGLTAVGPEIPLALGIVDTFKSAGLTVFGPTQAAAQLETSKAFAKAFMQDMGIPTAVSATFTNHHQALANLPDGPVVVKASGLAAGKGVIVCDTRQEAEAALRQIMLDREFGAAGDEVVIEERLSGPEVSLLAFCDGQTAVPLPPARDHKRAYDGDRGPNTGGMGVYAPPPDVDAALVDELMRAVIQPAVQGMAQQGTPYVGVLYAGVMLTAVGPKVLEFNCRFGDPETQALLPLLQSDLAEIMLACAAGRLTPELVQVHPGACATVVMAAPGYPGRYRKGLPITGLDDAPEGVQVFHAGTKTEGGQIVTDGGRVLCVSARGADLATAVTLAYVRVQTIHFDGAHYRTDIGRRE from the coding sequence ATGAAGGTTTTGATTGTCGGTTCGGGCGGGCGGGAACATGCGCTGGCGTGGAAACTGGCGCAGTCGCCGTTGGTAGGCGAAATTTTTATCGCGCCGGGCAACGCGGGCACGGCGCAGGTGGGGACCAACGTCCCGATCAGCGTGGAAGACGTGGCCGGGCTGGTGGCTTTTGCGCGGGGGAAGGGGATTGGGCTAACGGCCGTTGGCCCCGAAATCCCCCTCGCTTTGGGCATAGTTGATACATTTAAATCCGCCGGGCTAACCGTCTTTGGCCCCACCCAGGCTGCCGCCCAACTGGAAACGTCGAAAGCCTTCGCCAAAGCCTTTATGCAAGACATGGGCATCCCGACGGCCGTTTCCGCCACGTTCACCAATCACCACCAAGCCCTTGCCAACCTGCCCGATGGCCCCGTCGTCGTCAAGGCCAGCGGGCTGGCCGCCGGCAAGGGCGTCATCGTCTGCGATACGCGCCAGGAAGCGGAGGCCGCCCTGCGCCAGATCATGCTGGACCGGGAATTTGGCGCGGCTGGCGACGAAGTGGTGATTGAGGAGCGCCTCAGCGGCCCGGAAGTGTCGCTGTTGGCCTTTTGTGATGGGCAAACGGCCGTTCCCCTGCCTCCCGCCCGTGACCACAAACGCGCCTACGACGGCGACCGCGGCCCCAACACCGGCGGCATGGGTGTTTACGCCCCGCCGCCCGACGTAGACGCGGCGCTGGTGGACGAACTCATGCGCGCCGTCATCCAACCGGCGGTGCAGGGCATGGCGCAGCAGGGCACACCTTACGTAGGTGTGTTGTACGCCGGGGTGATGTTGACGGCCGTTGGCCCCAAAGTGCTGGAATTCAACTGCCGCTTTGGCGACCCGGAAACCCAGGCACTGCTGCCCCTGCTGCAAAGCGACCTGGCCGAAATTATGTTAGCTTGCGCCGCCGGTCGCCTGACGCCAGAACTGGTCCAGGTACATCCCGGCGCGTGCGCCACCGTCGTTATGGCCGCGCCGGGCTATCCGGGGCGTTATCGCAAAGGGCTGCCCATCACCGGCCTGGACGATGCGCCGGAGGGCGTGCAGGTCTTCCATGCCGGCACAAAAACAGAAGGCGGGCAGATTGTGACGGATGGCGGCCGGGTGTTGTGCGTGAGCGCGCGGGGCGCAGATTTGGCAACGGCCGTAACCCTGGCGTACGTCAGGGTACAAACCATTCACTTTGACGGGGCGCATTACCGCACCGACATCGGCAGGAGGGAGTAA